Within the Gopherus flavomarginatus isolate rGopFla2 chromosome 8, rGopFla2.mat.asm, whole genome shotgun sequence genome, the region cttactgcaaagcccgtgagggaaatcgccgctcaggagctgcctccacgacctgccgtttttacaaggagctggatgccatacttgggtgtgaccccactgccaatcctaggagcacgatggagagttcagagcagggagaagtgggggagggtgtagaggaagccgagagtgaggctactggggtggagggagacaccccggagtcccaggaggcatgcagccaggagctcttctcaagccaggaggaggctagccagtcgcagcagcgggaagttgctggtgaagaagaagcagaggagcgtgctcAGGGTAAGCAGAtttaatgttttgggagaggacggtttgggttatggctgcctgcctgcatgcctaaatgtggaatagcccattgatttgctctatcacgtctctgtaatctgcctcggtaatctcttgaaaagttgcagccagagtgtgggcaatgtgctttcgcaagtttatagggagagcccccgtggtccttgtcccggtcaggctaactcgtccgatccactgtgcagcgaggggtggggggaccatggctgcacacaggcaagctgcataggggccagggcggaatccacattgctgtagaagaccctccctctcttcccaggtaacacgcagcagtgatatatctggcagtaggaaaccctgttgagaatttagggatacttcagtgcagggcgccaggttcgcgggcCACCCCCCCGGAAGCAGGTCGcgagcaccgcggtgcgttccagtctcccccaccccctgccagcaggtcgcgagcaccgcggtgcgttctggtctccccccgccccagcaggtagccagcaccgcggtgcgttccggtctcccccaccccctggcagcaggtagccagcaccgcggtgcgttccacccccccaccccagcaggccggcagttccgcggaccgcccccccgccagcagctcgccagcttcatgttccctattgtcccctgtgcaggccaccagctacctcctctacccagtgcagataaaccccagtgagccatcagtcagttccccctcccaagtgaagtcggggcagaaacactcaccccattgctcgctatgccttcgcttccctggcctctctgtgttatgttaggtatgtgggaatgatgctacaaaaagtctacaaactccttcactgtgtgataataaacaatgtagcctctgtgtattacatgtttctatctatgttttttttagtgaccttgactaatgcagtcGGATCACTggcctcacgtcggttgcagaacttgagaaaaaatccgcgaaaatcaaaagaagaattgatcaaagcagttatgaatcaatacaacagagaaagtaggaagacgcaggaatggagagagaaaatgtatgagtggaggcaaacacaaagcaggagaaaggaattggctaccaaaaaaacctcgaagcacatgataagcctcctggctcgccaaactgactctttcgagtctcttgtagccatgcaggcagatctgtaccgtggtaacccacaaccctcccaaagctctctttcttgttccccagtatttgcacaaaacacctttctccagcagccagtttcttattacccccagctgcccccaacacccgtacgatcacctaccagccctgataactacaatccttaccctgtgcactccacccccattactctgcagcatagtaatcctgaagtgcagcaggaattgaacagcaatccaaacaggacatattcaaacctctgaatgtacagtccaccaccctaacccccctggccttttatgtattgtactttgaataaaggattttattgcttttacaatactttttattattgcagaaagtggtaaatactgtaccccaaggtagaaatgagcacagcaaaggcaccaaacattactgttggctctcagcatcaaattgctcccttaaggcatccctaatccttgaagccctttcctgggcctctctagtagccctgctctctggctgtgcaaattcagcctctaggtgtCGAACCTCGGatgtccattcctcactgaatctttcacccttcccttcacaaatattatggagggtacagcacgtggatataacagcggagatgctgctttcccccaaatctagcttcccataaagacacctccagcggcctttcaaatggccaaaagcacactccacagtcattctgcaccggctcagcctgtagttgaaccggtccttgctcctgtcaagcttccctgtatatggtttcatgagccaaggcattaaggggtaagcagggtctccaaggatcacagtgggcatttcgacgtcccctactgtgatcttgcggtctgggaaaaaagttccGGCCCTCAGTTTCCTGAACAGggcagtgttccgaaagatgcgtgcatcatgtacctttccaggccatcctgagtaaatgtcagtgaaacactcatggtgatccacaagcgcttgcagaaccacagagaaataccccttgcgattaacgtactctgatgccaggtggggtggggacagaataggaatatgcgtcccatctattgcccctccacagttagggaaacccatttgtgcaaagccatccacaatgtcctgcacgttccccagagtcacagttcttcttagcagggtgcgattaatggctgtgtaaacatgcatcagcaccattccaacggtggactttcccactccaaactggttcgccaccgatcggtagctctctggagttgccagcttccagattgcaatagcca harbors:
- the LOC127056801 gene encoding uncharacterized protein LOC127056801, producing MPPRPRRAPAWNSSELQDLISVWGEEAVQAQLRSSRRNYDTYGQISQSLLIRGHERDALQCRVKIKELRRAYCKAREGNRRSGAASTTCRFYKELDAILGCDPTANPRSTMESSEQGEVGEGVEEAESEATGVEGDTPESQEACSQELFSSQEEASQSQQREVAGEEEAEERAQVTLTNAVGSLASRRLQNLRKNPRKSKEELIKAVMNQYNRESRKTQEWREKMYEWRQTQSRRKELATKKTSKHMISLLARQTDSFESLVAMQADLYRGNPQPSQSSLSCSPVFAQNTFLQQPVSYYPQLPPTPVRSPTSPDNYNPYPVHSTPITLQHSNPEVQQELNSNPNRTYSNL